ACTTGAACTTCGAGTCTGGAGAGGATGAGGCCAGAGACGGAACAGGCGGGTCAAAAGGCCGACTTTGGTTGGCTGCAGCCCCCTGTAAAAAAGTGGGGGTAAGAACCAAACTagtagtgtacggattataACACGCAAACAAGCAATGTTTTGCAAGGCGTCGGGGGCTCGCGCAAACAACCTAGAAGGAACGGGGCCAGTTGGGCGAAGAGCTGCTGGCCCGGGGCGGTTGCAGAAAAGTGGGAATTTCCGCCTCTTCGACCTCTTCCGGGGGGATCGGGTGGGTCGCAGGTTTGGCTTCGCCCACACTAACGCAGTGCGATGCGGTGGAAAAACACCACCGTCCCAACACACGGCCCCAGGTCGAAGAGGCTGCGCAAGTACCCACTTTTCCGCAATCGCCCTAGCCAATGAAAGGTCGTGCCAAGGTTGGAAATCCCAGATTAGGTACGTACCAAGGTAGGGAAATCCCCGATTAGTATGTACCAAGGTTGGGAAATCCCTGTGCAGGTGTGCTCTTTTTGGACTCATGCTGGAGGAGGCACTGATGTAGTAGATGATAACCATCACGTCGACAGCCTCGATCGATGCGTGTGCTGAAGTTAAATATGTAGCTCATGACCTCTTGTTCTTTTCCACATTTCTCTGTGATGCTCCGACACCAAAATTTCTGGGAGCAGCCGAGCATTGACCATCCAAAATGCCGCCGGAGAGGCTGTCCCGACCTCTTGACTGGAGAAAATATGAGGATGAGATTCTCGACCTCCTGACGAACTAGCAGAAGACCCTGCGCGAGGTTATAGAGCACATATGCGCAAAGCACGGCTTCTACGCAACGTAACTACATCATCCGTCGGCCCCAGACGTTGCTCCTCCACAGCGTTAGCTAACTAGTCGCCACAGAGAGAGACAGTACAAGTATCGCTTTGGCCAGCTCAAATACGTAAACAGCGACGAGTGGGCCCTCATTGCCGATGAACTCCGGCGCTACGCCGCTCCCGGCAAGAAGACGGTGGTCTACCTCCAAGGCCAGCCGTTGCCGATGGAGCGCGTCAGTCGCGGGATCGCCCGTAGCCAGAAGAAAGGCTCCGCCTCTCGGGTCCAAAAACGGATTCCCGATAGCAAGTTGGCATAGGATGGCCCAACCCAGCTAGTCCACGGTTGCTTATAATAGATCCTAGCGAAACGGAAGCCCCTGGATGCAGCCAGGATCACCTTCCGAACGCCGTCCCCAGCGCCCCTCCCGACTAGCGGTTGCTCTCTAGAAACAGGCAACGGACCGAACGGGCATACCGTGAGGGATGCGTTTGCCGCCTCTATGCCCAGCTTGCTAGTTGGAAGCTCTCAGCCAACCGGGGTATCGCCAGGATTGGAGGGTGGGGCTGCCGCATGGCCGATGCAGGAACCGCCATTTGACtggctcgacgacgccggcatGGTGGTTGTGGGCGACACGTGGGACGAAATCGGTACGTACAGTGCGACGCTAGGAGTTCTAGGCTTACCGAGTTCTGTCGTGCACGATGCTTGACCTTGGAAGGAAACCTGCAAAAGCAAATATACTCGCCTGCTACTGCTGAGTCTAGGTGGTACCCAGAGCTCTTTGCGCAATCGAGCTGGTTTGACGTGTGTAGTTAGAAGAGCGCCTGACGTCTCACGGCTAATCCTGGTTGGCATCTGGTTGTCAGTAGTACCGTGGTGAATGGGGATGAAATGACTCAATTGCGCTATCTGACATACTTGCACAgcctctttttttttttttttttttttttttttttttttttttttttttttttttttttttttggctTCCCGCCTGCTCTCTTTAACCGACCACCGAAGCAGGTAGCTAGTCCATCAACTTCATTCGCGCGCACGAGAGGGACGTCGCGCGTCCGCAGCGTCCCCGCCATCGTTCGCGGTctggtcggcgagggcctcggcgaggcggccggggaATGACTCTTCAAACCTCCTCTGCGCGGCCTTGAGTCTGCACATCATGGCCAGCGCCGTCACCAGAGCGCATAGCAGAACTACTCCGATCGCCGCGAAGAGAATAGTGACGAAAAAAAGGTCCCCGTGCGGGTCCCGTTCCGAGCCGAATGGGGATTCAAAGCGAGCCGCGAGGGGgtgggcgagcgcggcggtcGGCGTGAGCGGAGCCATCCTGGACTGGCTTAGCTTGGTGGATGGAGGCCACGGGCGAGGTGACCTGTTACGGCACTAGGATGATGGTGCAGCTGGTAGTCGTGAGGGCTAAGTGTAGGTTGAGCCGCTGTTGTTGGTTGGGCTGGGGTTGGATGAACGATGGTGACGAAGATGGAGGACGGAACAGATGTTATATAGCTTGTTTGTCACGTCTTCCCACAAAAAGCTGATTTGATGCTCGGCTTTGGCAAATTAGTTCACGAACAATGCCCTTGATGGTAGGTTCGGCTCAGGTGGAATATTTGGTTTTAATCTGTGTCGTCATTGGTTGTATCGATCTTCGACATGGGGTCGAATGGACAGTCCTTGGTTTCCTTTGTTCTTGGACAGCCAGCCATGCCTGGTACCTGGCCATGACGGGCTGAACAACTCTTGGAGCGCAAGAGAATCAATCGCCCTGACAAGCACCATGAGCCACTTGTCGAAGTCAGAAGGCAAAACGGTCTCTGGGATCCAAGACGTTGGGGATCAGCGAGTTTAAGGGCGGTGGCGCAGACCGTTAAGCGCACAACTGCAACCACTTGCGTCTGAAATAGCCGGGATGGTAGATGGCGAACAATGCCATTTTGGCCGATTGAACACCTCTAGGTCTCTATTTGGGTATCTTGACGGAGAAAAAATCCCGTCCCTTCATTGCCGAGGACATAGTCTCGATCCCAGTCTCTAAAAGGCTTGGGTGGCAGCCAAGAGCGGGCGGCTATAGTTAATCCTTCCAGGCTATCCGCTATCCTGACGACGCGCCTCTCCGCCGCCCACACGCTCTGTGGGCAGCTCGGGCAGCTAGCCGGACACGGACATCCCTCACGAGCTCCTCCGACCGTACGGCTCGAAGGGAAACAcagcggcggccaggcccaTGGCaaccagcagcgcgccgcagATGTAGATGGGCACGGGCGTGGACGTGTCGGCCACGGTGGCAATCACGGCGGACAGGATGCCCATGACGCGGTTGCaagcgacggcgacgccgttGCCGGTGGCGCGGTGGGCGCTCGGCAGCACCTCGGGCGTGTACGCATACAGCGTGCCGTAGTAGACGTTGAGGCAGAAGCCGATGGCGCACGAGAAGCCGACGTcctgggcggcggagcgCACCGCCGTgtaggcgaagaagaaggcggccgtcATCAGCGCGCCGATCAGCATCGTGTACCGCCGGCCGAACAGCGGCAGGTTGCACATCCAGCCGGCCAGGATGGGGCCGAAGATGCTGCTGATGTTGGTCAGCGCGTAGTTGCGCCACGAGTCGTAGGTCGAGACGGAGAGGCTGGCGCCGCGCGTCGCGAGGTAGGTGGGCAGGAAGACGTAGAAGAGCGGGTAGGCGAGCCCGACCATGGCCCACGAGAGCCAGATCATGACGGTCGACAGGCCGGTCTTGCGCGTCGAGAACAGCCCACGGAGGTGGATGAGCGTTTCGGCAAACGAGAAGCGGTTCTTGCTGTGGGCCGTCGTCACCACTCCGCAcgcctcgagctgctcgagggtCAGGCTGCATGGGCGGTTGTACTTGGCGGCCAAGGCCTGGAAAGTGTCGACCACCTTGGCGTCCTCGCCCAGACCGAGAAGGTACTTCGGCGTCTCTCTCAGGCGGACTACCGTCAGGCGGAGGATCGACatgacgaagacgagggcGCCGCTCGTGAACATGACGTATCTCCAGCCCATGTTGTTGTCTTTGGTGCAAGTATCGACCGAGGGGCAGTTCCACTTCTCAGGGACTGTATAACATACCGTTAGAGTCAATCAAAGTCAGCCACGCTTATATTACAGCCGCACGCACCCAGAAAGCCCCAGGCGAAGAAGCCGGTGATGGCCTGGCCGAAGCCCCACCAAGCAGCCATGACGGTTACCATCCACTGCTTGTCGCCAGGCAAGAATTCGAGGAAGACGGTGGTGTCCAGCACGAGGTtcccgccaccgccgaaGCCGATCAGTGCGATGAAGACACCCAGCGACGCCCAACTCGGCATGGCAccggcgatgatggcggaggcggagcagATCAGGAGGGACAGGTTGAAGGCGTAGCGGCGGCCGATGATGTCCGCGCCGAGGCCCCAGAACAACGCCCCCGAGAGCATGCCGGAGTACACCGCGATCGTCAATGCCTTGGCGTACCCCACCTCGCCAAACTCGGTGAAGGCCGGCGTGGCGATGACGGACTGCAGGAGGAGGATCAGTGAGTCCACGGCGTATCTACGCTCGTTAGCTCGGCCGAAATCCGGCGTTTTGAGGGAGAAATGGTGCTTATTTTATTACCCAAAGCCATTGAGGAAGAACAGCTTGGTGTGATAGGGCGTCCAGCCGAGCTCGTCAATAGCCTGGACGGGGGCCGTTAGTAGCGGCGACTGAGTCCAGTGCCACGCAAGGATCGGATCGCCCTCACTCACGTTGTTCACCAGGTGCATCTTCCGGCTCATGGCGGGGTCCAAGTCGTCCAAGGCCAGCACGTCCTTGTTGAGGGACgactcctcgtcgccgctgTGCACCGAGACATCTCGAGGGGCGTCTTTGGCGTCATTGCCGCGCGACTCGAGATGGGGGCCCTGTTCCACAGCCATGGCACTCAAGGTATCGCATGCGCGCAATATCGGAGCGCTTGACTACCGATTCGGTCGCAGAGGGGCGGAGTGACGCTCAAGAGCCGCGCTTAAACCCCACAACGGATTGGTATGGAGGGAGTTAGGACGGAACCGTTGTCCGGTAAGAGGTGCAATGGATCAAACGATGACGGGTGCCGAGGTCATCCAAAGCTGCTGGATGATATTCTGGGGCGGGATAGCGAAAGAtgagggagggggaggggctTCGAGAATATCTACCCGTGGACGTGGGGTTGAGTTGGAGGGTGAGCAGAGGATCGGGACGCTGGAGGCATCCGAGGCAAATCCCGGCCTTTTCAGGGACACCTAGCACCGCTCAGGATGTTTCGGCACGAAGTTAAAGGGTGcagaggaggggaaggggaccCGGCGATCGGCAGAAAAGCACGCGGTCAAGTACCCCATCGAGAAAGACGGCCAGTCGGTGCCCCTCCACCCCACCGCCCTTTGTCTGCAGCCAAGATGCTCTTCCCAGCGCGGCGGTCCACTGGTGACGCGAGGATCAGCCATTGAATGCCAGGGCTCAATGGGCACGCATTTCGCATTGGCCATGTGCTTCTTCTCAGGGTCTCCCTGACATCATAGGTTGGCCCGGGGTCCACTCCAGGAACCCCTAACTGCCGTTTTGGGCCGCGCCCGGGAGCGCTGAGTGGCTGGTCGTTGCCGCTCGTTCCGCCTCTGTAAGCCGAGAATGGGCCCCCGTGGGCCGCTGATTGGACGTGGCGCCTCCAGGCTTAGGGCTATGGTCAGGACCCTGAATGGCCGCAGCACGAGACGAACTGCCTCACCTGCAAACTTGGCAGTGCGCCGAACACTGCGTTAAGAGAATTTGGCAATGCAGCGATTCTCCTAAGACTACTGGAGCATGATTGCGCTTCCCAGAAGCGCTCAGGGGTTCAGAAGCCTATCAGATCGGGAGCCGGAAACCGAATAGAACTGTGCAGCAAGTATACGCAATGTGATTACCCGTAGGTATGTATGTATTGACCGGCTGTGGCTCGGCGTCGGACACGCCAAGCATGCATCAAGTATGGACAAGAAGAGAAGATGCTATTTACAGAACCCAGGCCAGGTTGTCCCGACACGCACGGGGCGGCGTTCACTGGCACTGGGAGTACCTATTCAACAATGTGAGTTAGTTCTTCCCCAATCAGGACATCGGGAGCAACTCGGGAGCAAAGGAAATGTCTCGGGAGCAACTAAGAGCTACCCGAAACCGCAATGGGCAAAAAAGAGCTCAGGTTGTCGTACCAGTCGTTCAAGTACTTGCACGTGTACGGGGCCGCGCACGTCGTGCAGCCGCTGTAGTTGATGCCGCCGCACTGCGCCCACTGCGAGGCGgtgcagccgccgccggccgaaGAAGTCGGGGTCGCCGCactggtggtggtgctcgaAGAAACTTTGGTTGTCGTCGTGCTGCTACCGGGAGCACTGCTGCTGCCATTTCCACCCGAGGGGGAACCTGTTCCCATAGCCATTGCGGTTAGATAACCCTGCCGGCCGCACTTCTACTTCAACAAAATCCCGGGCATGCGGAACTCACCAGGTCCGCTGACCGAGGTCGTCAGGCTGCCGCTCTCGATGTAGACGCCCGAGAAGTAGAAGTCCTCGGTCGTGTCGGAGTAGCCGGAGCGGGgcagctcgagcacgccgacgTGCCAGTCGGCGCcgttgctgctggtgctcACGCTGACGGGCGCGACGACCCGCACCAGCGCGTCGCTGCCGGTGGAGTGCCAGAAGCCGACCGTGTTGGCGTTGAAGTCGATCTCGTACGCGACGTTGTGCCACACGTCGGCCACCCACTCGGTGCTCCACTGTGTCTGGCCGCTGACGCACCACCGCAGCGACGTGTCGGACACGCCCGAGGCGCCCGACAGCAGGCCCGACTTGAGCTCGGTGAAGTGGCTCTCGAAGAAGGCGATCTGGTGCTCGCGCGTGGTCGCCGGCGCGTTGGTGTCCTTGCGCATCAGCGAGAAGTGGTAGTACACCTTGCCCTTgttgatggcggcgctggtctGCGGGATCAGCTCGGTCCGCCGCATGTTCTGGCCGTTCCAGTACGACGTGCTGTCCAGCGTGATCTTGGCGCCCTGCTTGGAGCCCGTGTCGGCCGGGTTCTTGTAGTCCGGCGACAGGTTGACGTAGGCCGTCACGGGGGACGGGCCGTGGATGTAGTACTGGTACGGGCCGACCTCGTTCGACCACGACCAGTTGTTGAGGTCGGTCGAGGATGAGAGGTCGTTGAACCGGCCATCCCAGAGGATGGTGCCCGCCGAGACGGacacgacgccggcgaggaggctgGGCAGAATCGAGAACTTCATCCTGGCGGCAGAGAGGGCTGGTCGGACGATCGAATTGCTGACGAGGACCG
The nucleotide sequence above comes from Thermothielavioides terrestris NRRL 8126 chromosome 6, complete sequence. Encoded proteins:
- a CDS encoding carbohydrate-binding module family 1 protein (CAZy_ID 269865), producing MKFSILPSLLAGVVSVSAGTILWDGRFNDLSSSTDLNNWSWSNEVGPYQYYIHGPSPVTAYVNLSPDYKNPADTGSKQGAKITLDSTSYWNGQNMRRTELIPQTSAAINKGKVYYHFSLMRKDTNAPATTREHQIAFFESHFTELKSGLLSGASGVSDTSLRWCVSGQTQWSTEWVADVWHNVAYEIDFNANTVGFWHSTGSDALVRVVAPVSVSTSSNGADWHVGVLELPRSGYSDTTEDFYFSGVYIESGSLTTSVSGPGSPSGGNGSSSAPGSSTTTTKVSSSTTTSAATPTSSAGGGCTASQWAQCGGINYSGCTTCAAPYTCKYLNDWYSQCQ